DNA sequence from the Geminocystis sp. M7585_C2015_104 genome:
ACAGAAAATTCGCTCTTTACGCCATCAGATTCAAGAAACCCTACAATCTATAATCCAATCCTTCCCCTACGCCCTCCAGGAAGCAGTAATCACCCAGAGGGGAGAGCGTTTTGTCTTGCCAGTGAAGGCGGACCACAGTAATATAATCACTGGTATCGTTCATGACACCTCTAGTAGTGGTCTCACCCTATATGTGGAGCCCAAAGAGATTATACCCATGGGCAATCAGCTTCAAACTGCCCGTCTGGAGGAAAAACGGGAAGAGGAGAGGATTTTGGCTGCCCTTTCCGCCAAGGTGGGGAAAAATTGGGAGGCTTTAGAAAAACTGTTGGCCGTCGTCACTATCCTGGATTTGGCCACCGCTAGGGCTAGATACGGTTTGTGGTTGGATGCTTATCCTCCTGAGTTTATTGACTTTGCCGGTGGCGAGAGTATTTCCCTCAAAAGCTTACGACACCCTCTACTAATCTGGCAGGAAAAACACGAAAACGGCCGGGCGGTTGTGCCCATAGACGTTCAGATATCCCCCAATATAAGAGTGGTGGCCATTACTGGGCCTAACACCGGTGGCAAAACCGTTACTCTGAAAACTGTTGGCCTGGTGTGTCTTATGGCTAAGGCTGGCATGTACATCCCTGCCAAGCCCCCCGTAAGACTTCCCTGGTTTGACAAGGTTTTGGCCGATATTGGAGATGAACAGTCTTTGCAACAAAATCTTTCCACCTTCTCCGGACACATCTGCCGCATCGTCAGGATTCTAGAGGCTATTGAGGGGGCCAATTGTCTTGTACTACTAGATGAAATCGGAGCGGGGACGGACCCCCAGGAGGGGGCTGCCATTGCTATTGCCATTTTAAAGTACTTGGCGGATCACAACCTCCTTACTATTGCTACTACCCACTATGGGGAATTAAAGAGTCTTAAGTATAGCGATTCCCGTTTTGAAAATGCCTCAGTGGAGTTTGATGATGTCAGTCTCCAACCCACCTATCGTCTATTATGGGGTGTTCCTGGACGCTCTAACGCCATTGTCATTGCCCGAAGACTGGGGTTAAAACCGGAAATCCTCCACCAGGCAGAAACTCTGGTGGGCAACCTTTCTTTAGACGTCAATGAGTTGATTTCTGCTTTGGAAAACCAAAGACGACAACAGGAGGAGAAACACCGTCAGGCAGAAGAGTTATTGCAAAAAACTGAGTCATTCTACCGGGAGGTGTCTGCTAAAGCCAAGGCATTACAAGAAAGAGAAAGGGATTTGAAACGAGAACTAGAAAGGGAGATAAGAGAGCAGCTTTTGGCCGCCAAAAGCCAAATTAGTCAAGTTATCAAGGAGTTAAAACGAAAAAGCGAGCCCACCACCCGGGATGCCCAAAAAGCTACGGAAAGTCTTAATAAAATAGGACAACGCTTCCTAACCCCCCTGCAAGAAGAAAAGCTCAATACAGGTTATCGTCCTAAGGTGGGAGAGAAGGTTAAAATTATTTCCATTGGCCAAGTGGCAGAGGTATTAGAAGTCAATGAAGACAACCAACAAGTTACTGCCCGTTTCGGCATAATGAGGATGATAGTGCCCTTTTCTGACATCGAGTCTCTTGCAGGGGAAAA
Encoded proteins:
- a CDS encoding endonuclease MutS2; protein product: MIEQETLKLLEWHLLCQHLSTFAATKLGKGAAVNLDIPSSPQGSYKLLRQTEEVFSLITDSSCNWSFDGIYDIGVSLERAKMGGTLGGKELLQIASTLGGFRRLKKTIDQRENLVTLGELVAGIGTFAELEQEIYFCIDERGEVAERASPKLAGIRQKIRSLRHQIQETLQSIIQSFPYALQEAVITQRGERFVLPVKADHSNIITGIVHDTSSSGLTLYVEPKEIIPMGNQLQTARLEEKREEERILAALSAKVGKNWEALEKLLAVVTILDLATARARYGLWLDAYPPEFIDFAGGESISLKSLRHPLLIWQEKHENGRAVVPIDVQISPNIRVVAITGPNTGGKTVTLKTVGLVCLMAKAGMYIPAKPPVRLPWFDKVLADIGDEQSLQQNLSTFSGHICRIVRILEAIEGANCLVLLDEIGAGTDPQEGAAIAIAILKYLADHNLLTIATTHYGELKSLKYSDSRFENASVEFDDVSLQPTYRLLWGVPGRSNAIVIARRLGLKPEILHQAETLVGNLSLDVNELISALENQRRQQEEKHRQAEELLQKTESFYREVSAKAKALQERERDLKRELEREIREQLLAAKSQISQVIKELKRKSEPTTRDAQKATESLNKIGQRFLTPLQEEKLNTGYRPKVGEKVKIISIGQVAEVLEVNEDNQQVTARFGIMRMIVPFSDIESLAGEKAVAAPKTNTTPSPSKSVSQSSPPPPIPIRTPRNTVDIRGKRVHLAYPILEKAIASASEMGTLWIVHGKGTGALRRGVHEFLANHPQVSHYTDAPENEGGTGVTIAYLK